One genomic window of Corynebacterium massiliense DSM 45435 includes the following:
- a CDS encoding ferrochelatase: MSVTTTTPAEFDALLVLSFGGPEGNEEVVPFLENVTRGRGIPRERLAQVGKHYFHFDGVSPLNRLNREMIANIEKELGSRGRSLPVYFGNRNWHPFATDTAERMARDGVRNVAVFATSAWGGYSACRQYDEDIERVRQHLAEKGLPDITFTKIRQFYDHPQFVSDLAKSVQRAVEQVPDAERDATAVLFSAHSVPNAHDDAGGAAGDKNLYSRQVAEASRLVAEAAGVSDYSVVWQSRSGNPRTPWLEPDVVDYTTEIATTEGVTSVVVCPIGFIADHMEVIWDLDTELVDAATKLGVRVFRADTVGTQASFAHMVVDLLEELESGAFGRGEYASLGQVTVQGCTQDGEPCAVGCCEIKPAS, encoded by the coding sequence ATGTCTGTAACTACTACGACGCCCGCGGAGTTCGACGCCCTCCTCGTTCTTTCCTTCGGTGGCCCGGAAGGAAACGAGGAGGTCGTTCCGTTTTTGGAGAACGTCACGCGGGGCCGCGGTATCCCGCGCGAGCGGCTCGCCCAGGTAGGAAAGCATTACTTCCACTTCGATGGCGTCAGTCCGCTCAACCGGCTGAACCGCGAGATGATTGCGAACATCGAAAAGGAGCTGGGCTCTCGCGGCCGTTCGTTGCCCGTCTACTTTGGCAACCGCAACTGGCACCCGTTTGCCACGGACACCGCCGAGCGGATGGCGCGCGACGGAGTGCGCAACGTAGCGGTCTTTGCCACCTCAGCGTGGGGAGGCTATTCCGCGTGCCGCCAGTACGACGAGGACATTGAACGCGTGCGGCAACACTTGGCCGAAAAGGGGCTGCCGGATATCACGTTCACCAAGATCCGGCAATTTTACGATCACCCCCAGTTCGTCTCCGATTTGGCAAAGAGCGTCCAGCGCGCGGTCGAGCAGGTCCCGGACGCGGAGCGAGACGCTACGGCGGTGCTGTTTTCGGCGCACTCGGTGCCGAACGCGCACGACGATGCCGGCGGGGCGGCAGGCGATAAGAATTTGTACTCGCGCCAGGTCGCGGAGGCGTCCCGCCTCGTCGCCGAGGCCGCGGGGGTCAGCGACTACTCGGTGGTGTGGCAGTCGCGCTCCGGCAACCCGCGCACCCCGTGGCTGGAGCCGGACGTGGTGGACTACACCACGGAGATTGCCACGACGGAGGGAGTGACCTCCGTGGTGGTCTGTCCCATCGGCTTTATTGCCGACCACATGGAGGTAATCTGGGACCTCGACACCGAGCTTGTCGATGCCGCCACGAAGCTCGGCGTCCGCGTCTTTCGCGCGGACACGGTGGGCACCCAGGCGTCGTTTGCGCATATGGTGGTCGACCTGTTGGAAGAGCTCGAATCCGGCGCCTTTGGCCGCGGCGAGTACGCGTCGCTGGGCCAGGTCACGGTCCAGGGGTGCACTCAAGACGGCGAACCGTGCGCCGTCGGGTGCTGCGAAATCAAACCCGCGAGCTAG
- a CDS encoding DIP1281 family NlpC/P60 protein, with protein sequence MATTLFKRSRRPKRGGGLMQSALAAVACTTTLSVVAPTTPAVAKEPDPSAIIGELTSKLDGGSASIGDVASALAGVEDEIARIEGEIGQYREAVNQALVDLQDARSESIQAKNGTRTAQAELDQAQKDLDAAKEKLDDLSRTAYRRANTSEAVTNASGQDAREDMLERRSYLREQAEDQKKTVDSLERVRTEKANKESQLRKAEELADKRVDRATEAESAARDRLSDSQSHIESSLKKRDELVDKQEAAQTAIDGARDKDKSGSGEKSGSDDKHGDESEKKSETHQSTDQSAATQSSQDGDKSASARTSDKSENKSSDAKSDDAKTDAADKADEKGAKEEGITEEQKKQLLDAAFQAAADIVADSQPDHAAFEETAYEDGATIPAIQYDGAASQQGANQQGANQQTGEQNGQQATSNGQSATSNQSAQSAQSAQSAQSAQSAQSGTADGTSDSQQQAQGITNTATGADEDLVNDLDGVLEDLDTSTTITDKAGEKISDKSREDKIEAVIDRAMAQVGMPYAWGGGNANGPTKGISDGGVADSHGDYNKVGFDCSGLVIYAFAAAGISLPHFTGYQYQRGEKVDPSQMQRGDLIFYGPNGGEHVAIYLGDGQMLEAPQSGSTVSVNPVRQAGMAPYAVRLI encoded by the coding sequence GTGGCCACCACTTTGTTCAAACGCTCGCGCCGACCCAAACGGGGCGGCGGGCTCATGCAGTCGGCCTTGGCGGCTGTTGCATGCACGACGACGCTGTCCGTCGTCGCACCGACCACACCCGCCGTAGCGAAAGAACCTGATCCCTCGGCAATCATCGGTGAACTGACGTCCAAGCTGGACGGCGGCTCGGCATCCATTGGTGATGTCGCCAGCGCGCTCGCCGGGGTCGAAGACGAGATCGCCCGCATCGAAGGCGAGATCGGCCAGTACCGCGAGGCCGTCAACCAGGCGCTCGTGGACCTCCAGGACGCCCGTTCGGAGTCCATCCAGGCGAAAAACGGCACCCGGACTGCGCAGGCCGAGTTGGACCAGGCACAAAAGGATCTTGATGCCGCCAAGGAGAAGCTGGATGATCTCTCCCGCACCGCGTACCGGCGCGCTAACACCAGCGAGGCCGTGACGAATGCCTCGGGCCAGGACGCCCGAGAAGACATGCTGGAGCGCCGTTCCTATCTGCGCGAGCAGGCCGAGGATCAGAAAAAGACCGTTGACAGCCTGGAGCGCGTGCGCACGGAAAAGGCGAACAAGGAGTCTCAGCTGCGCAAGGCAGAGGAACTCGCCGACAAGCGCGTGGACCGCGCCACCGAAGCGGAGTCGGCAGCCCGCGATCGCCTCTCCGATAGCCAGTCGCACATCGAGTCCTCGCTGAAGAAGCGCGACGAGCTCGTCGACAAGCAGGAGGCGGCACAGACCGCTATCGATGGCGCCCGGGACAAAGACAAGTCCGGAAGCGGCGAGAAGTCCGGTAGCGACGACAAGCACGGCGATGAGTCCGAGAAGAAGTCGGAGACTCACCAGTCCACCGACCAATCCGCCGCTACGCAGTCCTCGCAGGACGGAGATAAGTCGGCATCGGCACGCACGAGCGACAAGTCCGAGAACAAGTCCTCCGACGCGAAGTCGGACGACGCGAAGACGGATGCTGCGGACAAGGCCGACGAGAAGGGCGCCAAGGAGGAAGGCATCACGGAGGAGCAGAAGAAGCAGCTTCTCGATGCCGCGTTCCAGGCCGCCGCCGACATCGTGGCGGACTCGCAGCCGGACCACGCCGCTTTCGAGGAAACCGCCTACGAAGACGGCGCGACCATCCCGGCGATCCAATACGACGGTGCGGCTAGCCAGCAGGGCGCCAACCAGCAGGGTGCTAACCAGCAGACTGGTGAGCAGAACGGCCAGCAGGCTACCAGCAACGGTCAGTCGGCAACCTCGAACCAGTCGGCACAGTCCGCGCAGTCCGCGCAATCGGCCCAGTCGGCGCAATCCGCGCAGAGCGGCACGGCCGACGGGACGTCGGACTCGCAGCAGCAGGCGCAGGGCATCACGAACACCGCCACCGGTGCGGACGAGGACCTGGTCAACGACCTCGATGGCGTCCTGGAAGATCTGGATACCTCGACCACGATTACTGACAAGGCCGGCGAGAAGATCTCGGATAAGTCCCGCGAGGACAAGATCGAGGCCGTCATCGACCGTGCGATGGCGCAGGTGGGCATGCCGTACGCCTGGGGCGGCGGCAACGCCAACGGCCCGACCAAGGGCATCAGTGACGGCGGTGTGGCCGACTCCCACGGCGACTACAACAAGGTCGGTTTCGACTGCTCCGGTCTGGTCATCTACGCCTTCGCAGCCGCCGGCATCTCCCTGCCGCACTTCACCGGGTACCAGTACCAGCGCGGTGAGAAGGTGGATCCCAGCCAGATGCAGCGCGGCGACCTCATCTTCTACGGCCCGAATGGCGGTGAGCACGTGGCCATCTACCTGGGCGACGGGCAGATGCTTGAGGCTCCGCAGTCCGGCTCCACCGTCTCGGTCAACCCGGTGCGCCAAGCCGGCATGGCTCCGTATGCCGTTCGCTTGATCTAA
- a CDS encoding DUF6676 family protein, protein MFDQTYFDAVDLADLSEQLRDDAVAFTNPDLARDPSVQEQIHDSLRPGDGIAVVDVADQPYGWARDVATKLQEATGLDTVIVQQPGSVSAVSDNWSRAEIEAAQAQTTPGQSQVDMLHTFYDALPAGDPAWGLIVPLVLAVCALAFWGAYRAANRR, encoded by the coding sequence ATGTTTGACCAGACCTATTTCGACGCCGTGGATCTCGCCGATCTGTCAGAGCAGTTGCGTGACGATGCCGTCGCGTTTACCAACCCAGACCTCGCGCGGGACCCGTCGGTGCAGGAGCAAATCCATGACAGTCTGCGGCCCGGCGACGGCATTGCCGTCGTAGATGTTGCTGACCAACCCTACGGCTGGGCGCGGGATGTGGCGACCAAGCTGCAAGAGGCGACCGGGTTGGACACCGTAATCGTTCAACAGCCCGGTAGTGTCTCCGCCGTCAGCGATAACTGGAGCCGGGCAGAGATCGAAGCCGCCCAGGCTCAAACCACGCCGGGGCAAAGTCAGGTCGACATGTTGCACACCTTCTACGACGCCCTCCCGGCTGGCGATCCGGCCTGGGGGCTTATCGTTCCGCTGGTCCTGGCGGTATGCGCGCTGGCTTTCTGGGGTGCATACCGGGCAGCAAACCGTCGGTAA
- a CDS encoding aconitate hydratase produces MTESLNSFGAKKTLEVGDKTYEYFDINEVEGLSKLPYSLKVLAENLLRHEDGKNVTADHIKALANWDPEAEPDTEIQFTPARVLMQDFTGVPCVVDLATMREAVTNLGGTPDQVNPLNPAEMVIDHSVIAEAFGSPEALDKNVEIEYERNEERYQFLRWGAENFSNFRVVPPGTGIVHQVNIEYLARVIFDNEGLAYPDTCIGTDSHTTMENGLGILGWGVGGIEAEAAMLGQPVSMLIPKVVGFKLTGEIPTGVTATDVVLTITDMLREHGVVQKFVEFYGNGVKSVPLANRATIGNMSPEFGSTSAIFPIDEETVKYLELTGRPKEQIERVEAYAKAQGMWLEQDAEEAKYSEYLELDLSTVKPSIAGPKRPQDRILVEDAKAQFRKDLHNYAEGDVVTEENTPEARRMTAESGEVSGEHDDITGGLNAAREGHGETAAIDPVGRQSSPITVESRSGGEFTLDHGMVGVAAITSCTNTSNPSVMVGAGLIARKAAAKGLKSKPWVKTTMAPGSQVVDGYYKRADLWKDLEAMGFYLAGFGCTTCIGNSGPLPDEVSDAINEADLAATAVLSGNRNFEGRINPDIKMNYLASPIMVIAYAIAGTMDFDFDTQPLGQDQDGNDVFLKDIWPTPEEIEETIQSAISREMYEADYADVFKGDEQWQNLNVPEGETFQWDEDSTYVRKAPFFEDMGLEPEKIEDVKGARVLVKLGDSVTTDHISPASAIKPGTPAANYLDENGVSRPNYNSYGSRRGNHEIMVRGTFGNIRLRNELVDVAGGYTRDFTQEGAPQEFIYDAAQNYAKENTPLVVLAGAEYGTGSSRDWAAKGTHLLGVKAVIAESYERIHRSNLIGMGVAPLQFKDGDSHESLGLDGTETFDITGLDGFNDGHPKEVHVTATKEDGSTVEFDVNVRIDTPGEAEYYRNGGILQFVLRGMVNA; encoded by the coding sequence GTGACTGAAAGCTTGAATTCTTTCGGCGCTAAGAAGACCTTGGAAGTAGGCGACAAGACCTACGAGTACTTCGACATCAACGAGGTTGAGGGGCTGAGCAAGCTTCCCTACTCGTTGAAGGTTCTTGCAGAAAACCTGCTGCGTCACGAGGACGGCAAGAACGTCACCGCCGATCACATTAAGGCGCTTGCTAACTGGGACCCGGAAGCTGAGCCGGACACCGAGATTCAGTTCACCCCGGCCCGCGTTCTCATGCAGGACTTCACCGGCGTTCCGTGTGTTGTCGACCTGGCAACCATGCGCGAGGCCGTGACCAACCTGGGCGGCACCCCGGATCAGGTCAACCCGCTCAACCCGGCTGAGATGGTCATCGACCACTCCGTGATCGCGGAGGCCTTCGGCTCCCCCGAGGCTCTGGATAAGAACGTCGAGATCGAGTACGAGCGCAACGAGGAGCGCTACCAGTTCCTGCGCTGGGGTGCGGAGAACTTCTCCAACTTCCGCGTCGTTCCTCCGGGAACCGGCATTGTTCACCAGGTCAACATTGAGTACCTGGCCCGCGTCATCTTCGACAACGAGGGCCTGGCGTACCCGGATACCTGTATCGGTACCGACTCCCACACCACCATGGAAAACGGCCTGGGCATCCTGGGCTGGGGCGTCGGCGGCATCGAGGCCGAGGCTGCCATGCTGGGCCAGCCGGTCTCCATGCTCATCCCGAAGGTCGTCGGCTTCAAGCTGACCGGCGAGATCCCGACCGGTGTGACCGCCACCGACGTGGTTCTCACCATCACCGACATGCTGCGCGAGCACGGCGTGGTGCAGAAGTTCGTCGAGTTCTACGGCAACGGCGTGAAGTCCGTCCCGCTGGCTAACCGCGCCACCATCGGCAACATGTCGCCGGAGTTCGGCTCCACCTCGGCCATCTTCCCGATCGACGAAGAGACCGTGAAGTACCTGGAGCTCACCGGCCGCCCCAAGGAGCAGATCGAGCGCGTCGAGGCCTACGCCAAGGCGCAGGGCATGTGGCTCGAGCAGGACGCCGAGGAAGCCAAGTACTCCGAGTACCTCGAGCTGGACCTGTCCACCGTCAAGCCGTCCATCGCCGGCCCGAAGCGCCCGCAGGACCGCATCCTCGTCGAGGACGCGAAGGCTCAGTTCCGCAAGGATCTCCACAACTACGCCGAGGGCGACGTCGTCACCGAGGAAAACACCCCGGAGGCACGCCGCATGACCGCCGAGTCCGGCGAGGTCTCTGGCGAGCACGATGACATCACCGGTGGCCTCAACGCTGCCCGTGAGGGCCACGGCGAGACCGCCGCCATCGACCCGGTCGGCCGCCAGTCCTCCCCGATCACCGTCGAGTCCCGCTCCGGCGGCGAGTTCACCCTGGACCACGGCATGGTCGGTGTGGCTGCAATTACCTCCTGCACCAACACCTCCAACCCGTCCGTCATGGTCGGCGCCGGCCTCATCGCCCGCAAGGCTGCGGCTAAGGGCCTGAAGTCCAAGCCGTGGGTCAAGACCACGATGGCGCCGGGCTCCCAGGTTGTGGACGGCTACTACAAGCGCGCCGACCTGTGGAAGGACCTGGAAGCCATGGGCTTCTACCTCGCAGGCTTCGGCTGCACCACCTGCATCGGTAACTCCGGTCCGCTGCCGGACGAGGTGTCCGACGCCATCAACGAGGCGGATCTGGCCGCAACCGCCGTGCTGTCCGGTAACCGCAACTTCGAGGGTCGCATCAACCCGGACATCAAGATGAACTACCTGGCGTCGCCGATCATGGTCATCGCCTACGCCATCGCCGGCACGATGGACTTCGACTTCGACACCCAGCCGCTGGGCCAGGACCAGGACGGCAACGATGTCTTCCTGAAGGACATCTGGCCGACCCCGGAGGAGATCGAGGAGACCATCCAGTCCGCCATCTCCCGCGAGATGTACGAGGCTGACTACGCCGACGTCTTCAAGGGCGACGAGCAGTGGCAGAACCTGAACGTCCCGGAGGGCGAGACCTTCCAGTGGGACGAGGACTCCACCTACGTCCGCAAGGCTCCGTTCTTCGAGGACATGGGGCTCGAGCCGGAGAAGATCGAAGACGTCAAGGGCGCTCGCGTCCTGGTCAAGCTGGGCGACTCGGTCACCACCGACCACATCTCCCCCGCTTCCGCCATCAAGCCGGGCACCCCGGCGGCGAACTACCTGGACGAGAACGGCGTTTCCCGCCCGAACTACAACTCCTACGGTTCCCGTCGCGGTAACCACGAGATCATGGTTCGCGGTACCTTCGGCAACATCCGCCTGCGCAACGAGCTTGTCGATGTCGCCGGTGGTTACACCCGCGACTTCACCCAGGAGGGTGCGCCGCAGGAGTTCATCTACGACGCAGCCCAGAACTACGCCAAGGAAAACACCCCGCTGGTCGTTCTGGCTGGCGCCGAGTACGGCACCGGTTCCTCCCGTGACTGGGCCGCCAAGGGCACCCACCTGCTGGGTGTCAAGGCGGTCATCGCTGAGTCCTACGAGCGCATCCACCGCTCCAACCTCATCGGCATGGGCGTGGCTCCGCTGCAGTTCAAGGACGGCGACTCCCACGAGTCCCTCGGCCTGGACGGCACCGAGACCTTCGACATCACCGGTCTCGACGGCTTCAACGACGGCCACCCGAAGGAGGTGCACGTCACCGCGACCAAGGAGGACGGCTCCACGGTCGAGTTCGACGTCAACGTCCGCATCGACACGCCGGGTGAGGCGGAGTACTACCGCAACGGCGGCATCCTGCAGTTCGTTCTGCGCGGGATGGTTAACGCCTAA